Proteins from a genomic interval of Corynebacterium deserti GIMN1.010:
- the metE gene encoding 5-methyltetrahydropteroyltriglutamate--homocysteine S-methyltransferase, translated as MTSNFSSTVAGLPRIGAKRELKFALEGYWNGATEGRELAQTARQLVNTASDSLAGLDSVPFAGRSYYDAMHDTAALLGVLPARFDDIADHENDGLPLWIDRYFAAARGTDTLPAQAMTKWFDTNYHYLVPELSADTRFVLDASALIEDLRCQQVRGVNARPVLVGPFTFLSLARTTDGSNALDHLPALFEVYARLIKSFDTEWVQIDEPALVTDVDADVLAQVREGYKNLAARGGVFVNTYFGSGDQALETLAGIGLGAIGVDLVTHGVTELAAWKGEELLVAGIVDGRNIWRTDLCAALATLKRLAARGPIAVSTSCSLLHVPYTLDAEPDIDAEVREWLAFGSEKITEVKLLADALAGNIDAAAFDAASAAIASRRTSPRTAPVTQELPGRSRGSFATRVELQEKALGLPALPTTTIGSFPQTPSIRSARARLRKGAIDEAQYEEAMRAEIDLVIAKQEELGLDVLVHGEPERNDMVQYFSELLDGFLSTANGWVQSYGSRCVRPPVLFGNVSRPAPMTVKWFEYAQSLTQKHVKGMLTGPVTILAWSFVRDDQPLATTADQVALALRDEINDLIEAGAKIIQVDEPAIRELLPLRSVDKPAYLQWSVDSFRLATAGAPDDVQIHTHMCYSEFNEVIDSVIALDADVTTIEAARSDMQVLSALKSSGFELGVGPGVWDIHSPRVPTSSEVDQLIDAALQSVEPRQLWVNPDCGLKTRGWPEVEASLKVLVDSAKTAREKLGATV; from the coding sequence ATGACTTCCAATTTTTCTTCCACCGTCGCTGGCCTTCCTCGCATCGGAGCGAAGCGTGAACTGAAGTTCGCGCTTGAGGGCTACTGGAACGGCGCCACTGAAGGTCGCGAACTTGCGCAGACCGCCCGCCAGCTGGTCAACACCGCATCGGATTCACTTGCAGGACTTGATTCTGTTCCGTTTGCAGGACGTTCCTACTACGACGCAATGCATGACACCGCTGCCCTGCTGGGTGTGCTGCCTGCTCGTTTCGATGACATCGCTGATCACGAAAACGATGGTCTCCCACTGTGGATTGACCGCTACTTCGCAGCAGCTCGCGGTACTGACACTCTTCCAGCGCAGGCTATGACCAAGTGGTTTGATACCAACTACCACTACCTCGTGCCTGAGCTCTCCGCAGATACCCGTTTCGTTTTGGACGCTTCTGCTCTTATTGAGGATCTTCGTTGCCAGCAGGTTCGTGGCGTAAACGCCCGCCCAGTTCTGGTTGGTCCTTTCACTTTCCTTTCTTTGGCTCGCACCACTGATGGTTCCAACGCTCTTGATCACTTGCCTGCGCTGTTCGAGGTCTACGCTCGCCTGATCAAGTCCTTTGACACCGAGTGGGTTCAGATTGATGAGCCAGCTCTTGTTACCGACGTTGACGCTGACGTTCTTGCCCAGGTCCGTGAGGGCTACAAGAACCTCGCTGCACGCGGTGGTGTGTTCGTAAACACCTACTTCGGCTCCGGCGACCAGGCTCTGGAGACCTTGGCTGGCATCGGTCTTGGCGCGATTGGCGTTGACCTTGTCACCCATGGTGTCACCGAGCTTGCTGCTTGGAAGGGCGAGGAACTGCTGGTTGCAGGTATCGTCGACGGTCGCAATATCTGGCGCACCGACCTGTGTGCAGCGCTTGCTACCCTAAAGCGCCTGGCAGCCCGTGGCCCAATTGCAGTGTCCACCTCTTGCTCCCTGCTCCACGTTCCTTACACTTTGGACGCTGAGCCAGACATCGACGCTGAGGTCCGCGAGTGGCTCGCATTCGGTTCTGAGAAGATCACCGAAGTTAAGCTGCTTGCCGACGCCCTGGCAGGCAACATCGACGCGGCTGCGTTTGACGCGGCGTCTGCAGCGATTGCTTCTCGACGCACCTCTCCACGTACCGCTCCCGTTACGCAGGAACTTCCTGGCCGTAGCCGCGGCTCCTTCGCTACCCGCGTTGAGCTGCAGGAGAAGGCTCTTGGACTGCCAGCTCTGCCAACCACCACCATTGGTTCCTTCCCTCAGACCCCATCCATCCGCTCTGCTCGCGCTCGTCTGCGCAAGGGGGCCATCGATGAGGCTCAGTACGAAGAGGCGATGCGTGCGGAGATCGATCTTGTCATCGCCAAGCAGGAAGAACTTGGCCTTGACGTTCTCGTTCACGGCGAGCCAGAGCGCAACGACATGGTTCAGTACTTCTCTGAGCTTCTCGACGGCTTCCTCTCCACCGCCAACGGTTGGGTCCAGTCCTACGGTTCCCGTTGCGTGCGCCCACCAGTGCTCTTCGGTAACGTTTCCCGTCCTGCACCAATGACTGTTAAGTGGTTTGAGTACGCTCAGAGCCTCACCCAGAAGCACGTCAAGGGTATGCTCACCGGTCCTGTCACCATCCTGGCATGGTCCTTCGTCCGCGATGATCAGCCTTTGGCTACCACCGCTGATCAGGTTGCTCTTGCTCTGCGCGATGAGATCAATGACCTCATCGAGGCTGGCGCGAAGATCATCCAGGTGGATGAGCCTGCGATCCGCGAGTTGTTGCCGCTTCGAAGCGTCGACAAGCCTGCGTACCTGCAGTGGTCTGTGGACTCTTTCCGCTTGGCAACTGCCGGTGCCCCTGATGACGTTCAGATCCACACCCACATGTGCTACTCCGAGTTCAACGAGGTCATCGACTCCGTTATCGCTCTGGATGCAGACGTGACCACTATCGAGGCTGCTCGTTCCGATATGCAGGTTCTCTCCGCGCTGAAGTCCTCCGGCTTCGAGCTCGGCGTTGGCCCAGGTGTCTGGGATATCCACTCGCCTCGTGTGCCTACTAGCAGCGAAGTTGACCAGCTTATCGACGCCGCCCTCCAGTCCGTCGAGCCGCGCCAGCTCTGGGTTAACCCAGACTGTGGCCTGAAGACCCGCGGATGGCCAGAAGTTGAGGCTTCCTTGAAGGTCCTCGTCGACTCTGCAAAGACTGCCCGCGAAAAGCTCGGCGCAACTGTCTAG
- a CDS encoding patatin-like phospholipase family protein: protein MQNPATTFSDVALIIEGGGTRNAYTAAIIDQFIAHGIHFGWVGGVSAGASHTVNYLSADRFRTVSSFVDFAADRGSSGIRPLLKGQGYFNAKFIYETSPGPDQPFPFDFAAFQADPTPFQLSAVRADTGETVYWDRRDATDLNNLMKRVRASSTMPGFMPIPHIDGHPYVDGAVGETGGIMLQPAIDAGFTRFLFLASRPRDYWRPEITRPGFIKAALRRYPSIASATIARPALYNSVKQHLLDLEKQGSAFLFFADDMNIQNTEINLKKLRATFNLGMAQTKRDWPDIMDFLRG, encoded by the coding sequence ATGCAAAACCCCGCCACCACCTTTTCCGATGTCGCTCTGATCATTGAAGGTGGTGGAACCCGCAACGCTTATACTGCCGCCATCATCGACCAATTCATCGCCCACGGCATCCACTTCGGCTGGGTTGGCGGCGTATCCGCAGGTGCATCCCACACGGTCAACTATCTGTCCGCCGATCGTTTCCGCACGGTTTCCAGCTTCGTTGATTTCGCCGCCGACCGCGGATCCTCGGGCATTCGCCCCCTCCTCAAGGGGCAGGGCTACTTCAATGCCAAGTTCATTTACGAGACCTCTCCCGGTCCTGACCAGCCGTTTCCCTTCGACTTCGCCGCATTCCAGGCCGACCCCACGCCTTTCCAGCTCTCAGCTGTCCGCGCTGACACCGGCGAAACCGTCTACTGGGATCGCAGGGACGCCACCGACCTCAACAACCTCATGAAACGCGTCCGTGCCTCCTCGACGATGCCCGGTTTCATGCCGATTCCTCACATTGACGGCCATCCCTACGTCGACGGCGCGGTGGGCGAGACCGGCGGAATCATGCTCCAACCAGCAATTGACGCGGGCTTCACCCGCTTTTTGTTCCTTGCCTCCCGCCCGCGCGACTATTGGCGCCCTGAGATCACGCGCCCGGGCTTCATAAAAGCTGCTTTACGACGCTACCCCTCAATCGCCTCCGCCACGATAGCCCGCCCAGCTCTGTACAACTCCGTCAAACAACACCTCCTGGACCTGGAAAAACAGGGCAGTGCCTTTCTCTTCTTTGCCGACGATATGAATATCCAAAACACCGAAATTAACCTCAAGAAACTCCGCGCCACCTTCAATCTCGGCATGGCACAAACCAAGCGAGACTGGCCTGACATTATGGATTTCCTAAGAGGGTAG
- a CDS encoding alpha/beta fold hydrolase — protein MSHTTPLQHSTFEVPGASLSVSYSDEHGQAVVQLHGLTSSRKRDRLLDLDLGRGLSGTRLLRYDARGHGQSTGRTIATDYQWDTLATDLLSLLDAYFPNEQVHGVGPSMGCATLLHAATREPDRFSGFTLMLPPTAWESRAAQASEYLSRADFLETNGMDAFLKAETLSAQPPATIGVPDTVPDIPVELLPWAYRGAALSDLPPRQSIASLTQPTTILCWVDDPGHPVSTAIELTRLMPNSQLRIATTPTEVAEWPRHLCDDLKLEMV, from the coding sequence ATGAGCCACACAACACCGCTGCAACACAGCACATTCGAGGTCCCCGGCGCCAGCCTCTCCGTCAGCTACAGTGACGAACATGGACAAGCCGTCGTCCAACTCCACGGCCTCACCTCATCACGCAAGCGCGACCGCTTGCTCGACCTCGACCTCGGGCGCGGATTGTCAGGCACCAGGCTTTTGCGTTACGACGCCCGGGGCCACGGCCAATCCACCGGCCGAACCATCGCCACCGACTACCAATGGGACACCCTGGCAACCGACCTTCTTTCACTTCTCGACGCCTACTTCCCCAACGAACAAGTCCACGGCGTCGGCCCCTCCATGGGCTGCGCCACCCTCCTCCATGCCGCCACCCGCGAACCCGACCGCTTCTCCGGCTTCACCCTCATGCTCCCACCCACAGCCTGGGAATCCCGCGCAGCCCAAGCTTCCGAATACCTCTCCCGTGCAGACTTCCTGGAAACCAACGGAATGGACGCCTTCCTCAAGGCAGAAACCCTCAGCGCACAACCACCCGCCACCATCGGCGTTCCCGACACCGTCCCCGACATCCCCGTCGAACTCCTCCCCTGGGCCTACCGAGGCGCAGCGCTTAGCGACCTCCCACCCCGCCAATCCATCGCCTCCCTCACCCAACCCACAACAATCCTCTGCTGGGTCGACGACCCCGGACACCCCGTCTCCACCGCCATCGAACTTACCCGCCTCATGCCAAACTCCCAGCTACGCATCGCTACCACCCCCACCGAAGTTGCCGAATGGCCGCGCCACCTCTGCGACGACCTGAAGTTGGAGATGGTTTAG
- a CDS encoding peptide synthetase translates to MAISVSMPEAVSHDDLAAAWLKVIDRHGTLRTTFSTGISGEVQQHRIDVTPGKWVEHPISPGESINEVLRGVLNRNCSPYSRPSHSLCIIDAHPRPTVIIGSDHSHVDMWSMLVIVRDLLAELGAEDIPEPPLPFEAHTAELLAAPPAPEHVHQRWREILDAGGEKMPQFPLPLGNSVSMPERVEVRDIFGVNGLAIYSARARTHQVSSLALTTSIMADVTATLADLPLRAVFPVHSRFDHRWHDSVGWFITNSVIEVPDSDPRTAAQAVREAVNLGSYPLAEVLKPWGGMPETPGMFAISWLDLRRLPVSIDDIGLDAQYVSASLRTDGVMLWFILDRSGAHLRCRYPDSPEARENVGRWIDAIVARMRAEAETVTIHAGGEELSLSHGTRDDLADIAPLLARNVDDPTEISDLERALDLLTHESSHFLAVVRDKIKRVVATMQLTIVPEFSRGGALKLHVEGPFIIPEYRTTDLEEQMLAWAQQHGQARGVKVSEVVG, encoded by the coding sequence ATGGCCATTAGCGTTTCGATGCCCGAGGCTGTTAGCCATGATGATCTAGCAGCTGCGTGGCTGAAAGTGATCGACCGTCATGGGACGTTGCGCACGACATTTAGCACTGGAATTAGTGGCGAAGTGCAGCAGCATCGCATTGACGTGACTCCCGGAAAATGGGTGGAGCATCCTATTTCTCCTGGTGAAAGCATTAACGAGGTTCTGCGTGGCGTACTAAATCGAAATTGCTCACCATATTCCCGACCAAGCCATAGCCTCTGCATTATCGACGCCCACCCCCGGCCCACGGTCATCATCGGCAGTGACCACTCCCATGTGGATATGTGGTCCATGCTGGTTATTGTCCGCGATCTCCTCGCTGAGCTCGGCGCCGAAGATATTCCCGAGCCACCGCTTCCATTCGAAGCCCACACCGCCGAACTTCTCGCGGCCCCGCCCGCGCCGGAACATGTTCACCAGCGATGGCGGGAAATCCTCGACGCCGGGGGTGAGAAAATGCCTCAGTTCCCGCTTCCGCTCGGCAACTCAGTATCCATGCCGGAGCGTGTGGAAGTTCGTGACATTTTCGGCGTCAACGGCCTCGCCATCTATTCTGCTCGAGCCCGAACTCACCAGGTCAGTTCGCTGGCGTTGACCACATCCATCATGGCTGACGTCACCGCCACGCTTGCCGATCTCCCTCTCCGCGCCGTTTTCCCCGTTCATAGCCGTTTCGACCACCGCTGGCACGACAGCGTCGGCTGGTTTATTACCAATTCCGTCATCGAAGTCCCCGATTCCGATCCTCGCACCGCTGCGCAGGCTGTCCGCGAAGCCGTCAACCTCGGCAGCTATCCACTTGCTGAAGTCCTCAAACCGTGGGGTGGTATGCCCGAAACCCCTGGAATGTTTGCCATATCGTGGCTTGACCTGCGCCGACTTCCCGTAAGTATCGACGATATCGGTCTCGACGCTCAATATGTCAGCGCCTCCCTTCGCACCGACGGCGTTATGCTGTGGTTTATTCTCGACCGCTCCGGTGCCCACCTGCGCTGCCGTTACCCCGACTCCCCGGAAGCCCGCGAAAACGTCGGCCGCTGGATCGACGCCATCGTCGCCCGCATGCGCGCCGAAGCTGAAACCGTCACTATTCACGCCGGGGGAGAGGAGCTATCGCTAAGCCACGGCACCCGCGATGACCTCGCCGATATCGCCCCCCTTCTTGCTCGAAACGTTGACGACCCCACCGAGATCAGCGACCTCGAACGTGCCCTCGATCTCCTCACTCACGAGTCTTCTCACTTCCTCGCTGTCGTTCGCGACAAAATCAAACGCGTCGTTGCGACCATGCAGCTGACCATCGTTCCCGAGTTCTCCCGAGGTGGTGCCCTGAAACTCCACGTCGAAGGCCCATTCATCATTCCCGAGTATCGCACCACTGATTTGGAGGAACAGATGCTCGCCTGGGCTCAGCAGCACGGGCAAGCGCGCGGGGTCAAGGTTTCGGAGGTAGTGGGGTAG